One part of the Desulfonema ishimotonii genome encodes these proteins:
- a CDS encoding desulfoferrodoxin, with protein sequence MAARLEVYKCEACGNIVEVLEGGAGELVCCGQPMKLFTENTVDAAKEKHVPVIEKVDGGFKVRVGDVAHPMEEKHYIQWIEVIADGKAYRQFLNPGDAPEATFRIEADTITAREYCNLHGLWKA encoded by the coding sequence GCTGGAAGTTTACAAATGTGAAGCGTGCGGAAACATCGTTGAAGTGCTTGAGGGCGGAGCCGGTGAGCTGGTCTGTTGCGGACAGCCCATGAAGCTCTTTACAGAAAATACGGTGGATGCGGCAAAAGAAAAGCATGTGCCGGTTATCGAAAAGGTGGACGGCGGCTTTAAGGTCAGGGTCGGGGATGTGGCCCATCCCATGGAAGAAAAACATTATATCCAGTGGATTGAAGTCATTGCCGACGGAAAGGCCTATCGGCAGTTCCTCAATCCCGGAGACGCCCCGGAAGCCACGTTCCGCATCGAGGCCGACACGATCACAGCGCGTGAATACTGCAACCTCCACGGCCTCTGGAAAGCATAA
- a CDS encoding cytochrome ubiquinol oxidase subunit I — translation MDVVMLSRLQFAAATMFHYLFVPLTLGLSVLVACMETQYVRTGDETYLSMTRFWGKIFLINFALGVVTGITLEFQFGTNWSGYSAYVGDIFGSLLAIEATAAFFLESTFIGVWIFGWDKLSKKAHAACMWLVAGASNLSAVWILIANGWMQHPVGFDLRGGRAEMVSFSDVVFNPFGWLQFFHVLPAAFVLAAFLIMGISAWHLLKKQHVDFFTRSFKIGLVTGLAASLVVAAEGDFHAAHVAKVQPAKLAAMETHWDTKTNAPVYLFSVPDEENEKNLIEIGELPGLLSFLAFKDVNAEVRGLKEFPRDERPPVLLTSLAFKGMVGLGTFFILITVAGWFLRNRLVESPVYLRIMLFAIPLPYIANQLGWLLTEVGRQPWIVQGLMKTTDGVSPVDPTQVMISLIAFILVYGTLGAAGFYLVANHAKKGPEAVGTEV, via the coding sequence ATGGATGTTGTGATGCTTTCGCGCCTGCAATTTGCAGCTGCAACCATGTTTCATTATCTGTTCGTCCCCCTGACGCTGGGCCTGTCCGTTCTGGTCGCCTGCATGGAGACCCAATACGTCAGGACCGGGGATGAGACGTATCTGTCCATGACCCGGTTCTGGGGGAAAATATTCCTCATCAATTTCGCCCTGGGCGTTGTGACCGGCATCACCCTGGAGTTCCAGTTCGGAACCAACTGGTCCGGCTATTCAGCCTACGTGGGCGATATTTTCGGATCGCTCCTGGCCATTGAGGCGACCGCAGCGTTTTTTCTGGAATCCACCTTTATCGGCGTCTGGATATTCGGCTGGGACAAACTCTCGAAAAAAGCCCACGCGGCCTGCATGTGGCTGGTTGCGGGCGCGTCAAACCTGTCCGCGGTCTGGATTCTCATCGCCAACGGGTGGATGCAGCATCCGGTGGGATTTGACCTCCGGGGCGGACGGGCCGAGATGGTCAGCTTTTCAGACGTCGTATTCAACCCCTTCGGATGGCTTCAGTTCTTCCATGTCCTGCCGGCCGCATTTGTGCTGGCGGCCTTCCTGATTATGGGAATCAGCGCCTGGCATCTGCTGAAAAAACAGCATGTGGACTTCTTCACCCGCTCCTTTAAAATCGGCCTGGTGACGGGTCTGGCAGCCTCTCTGGTCGTGGCTGCGGAGGGTGACTTTCACGCCGCCCATGTGGCAAAAGTCCAGCCTGCCAAACTGGCGGCCATGGAAACCCACTGGGACACCAAAACCAACGCGCCCGTCTACCTCTTCTCCGTGCCGGACGAAGAAAACGAAAAAAACCTCATTGAGATCGGTGAACTTCCGGGCCTTCTCAGCTTTCTGGCCTTCAAGGACGTCAACGCAGAGGTCCGGGGGCTGAAGGAATTTCCCAGAGACGAGCGCCCGCCCGTGCTTCTCACCTCTCTCGCCTTTAAGGGCATGGTGGGTCTGGGCACCTTTTTTATCCTCATCACCGTGGCCGGATGGTTTCTGCGGAACCGGCTGGTCGAAAGCCCGGTCTACCTCCGGATCATGCTCTTTGCCATCCCCCTGCCCTACATCGCCAACCAGCTGGGGTGGCTGCTGACCGAAGTCGGGCGTCAGCCCTGGATCGTCCAGGGACTGATGAAGACGACAGACGGGGTATCACCGGTCGATCCGACCCAGGTGATGATCTCACTGATCGCGTTTATCCTGGTTTACGGCACACTGGGTGCGGCCGGATTCTATCTGGTCGCCAATCATGCTAAAAAAGGGCCGGAAGCGGTCGGTACGGAGGTGTAG
- the cydB gene encoding cytochrome d ubiquinol oxidase subunit II codes for MALQITWFFIWGLLWAVFFMTDGFDFGIGSLLPFMARNDREKRIMINAMGPFWDGNEVWLVAAGGVTFAAFPLLYATMFSSLYSALMLILFALILRGVAMEFRGQSENPVWRQVWDLCIFGGSLVPAILFGVAFANIFRGVPIDQNGVYHGTLFTLLNGYGLLGGALFLLMFLEHGALWLAIKTEGDLHDRAVRFAGGLWWILVAVALLFLICTKFETRLYDNYYANPILFLLVIVNLAAFIQIKLFLIRKAYFTAWFSSALAIVCCTFFGIIGLFPSVFPSSIDAAYSLTAFNSSSSPLTLKIMLIVVATFVPIVLAYQIWAYHLFSGKVTEEDLASEDAY; via the coding sequence ATGGCTTTGCAGATTACCTGGTTTTTTATTTGGGGACTGTTGTGGGCCGTCTTCTTTATGACAGACGGATTTGATTTCGGCATCGGAAGCCTTCTCCCGTTCATGGCCAGAAACGACAGGGAAAAGCGGATTATGATCAACGCCATGGGGCCGTTCTGGGACGGCAACGAGGTCTGGCTGGTTGCAGCCGGCGGTGTGACCTTTGCCGCCTTTCCCCTCCTGTACGCCACCATGTTCTCATCCCTCTATTCAGCCCTGATGCTGATCCTGTTCGCACTGATCCTGCGCGGGGTCGCCATGGAGTTCCGGGGCCAGTCCGAAAATCCGGTCTGGCGTCAGGTATGGGATCTGTGCATCTTCGGGGGAAGCCTGGTGCCGGCCATCCTCTTCGGCGTCGCCTTTGCCAACATCTTCAGGGGCGTCCCCATTGATCAGAACGGCGTCTATCACGGCACCCTCTTCACCCTGCTCAACGGCTACGGCCTGCTGGGCGGCGCACTCTTCCTCCTTATGTTTCTGGAACACGGGGCATTGTGGCTGGCCATCAAAACCGAAGGCGACCTGCACGACCGGGCGGTCCGGTTTGCGGGCGGTCTGTGGTGGATTCTGGTTGCCGTGGCCCTGCTCTTCCTGATCTGCACCAAATTTGAAACCCGGCTGTATGACAACTATTATGCCAACCCGATCCTGTTCCTGCTGGTGATCGTGAACCTGGCGGCCTTTATCCAGATCAAGCTCTTCCTGATCCGAAAGGCGTATTTTACCGCATGGTTCTCGTCGGCCCTGGCCATTGTGTGCTGTACGTTCTTCGGCATCATCGGCCTCTTTCCCAGTGTCTTCCCGTCCAGCATCGACGCGGCATACAGCCTGACGGCCTTTAATTCATCCTCAAGCCCGCTGACCCTGAAAATCATGCTGATCGTGGTGGCAACTTTCGTCCCGATCGTCCTGGCCTACCAGATCTGGGCCTACCACCTCTTCAGCGGAAAGGTGACAGAGGAGGATCTTGCATCAGAGGACGCCTACTGA
- a CDS encoding cytochrome c3 family protein, which yields MKFRTVLPVVIGILMFAVVMAMAAGDKGAENISLYGGKSGEVPFPHQRHQATLGDCNTCHELFPQEAGSIERLKAAKELKKKQVMNKHCIRCHRAMKREGTRSGPTSCKECHVKK from the coding sequence ATGAAATTCAGAACTGTTTTACCGGTGGTCATCGGCATTCTGATGTTTGCAGTCGTCATGGCGATGGCAGCCGGGGACAAGGGCGCGGAAAATATCAGCCTCTACGGCGGAAAGAGCGGCGAAGTCCCCTTTCCCCACCAGCGGCATCAGGCCACTCTCGGTGACTGCAACACCTGCCATGAACTCTTCCCGCAGGAGGCCGGTTCCATAGAGCGGCTCAAGGCCGCAAAGGAGCTGAAAAAGAAGCAGGTGATGAACAAGCACTGCATCAGATGCCACCGGGCCATGAAGCGTGAAGGGACCAGATCCGGCCCGACATCGTGCAAAGAATGTCATGTAAAAAAATAA
- a CDS encoding NAD(P)H-dependent oxidoreductase translates to MLVLGLQGSPRKKSNTDFLLSAFLKEAERLGAQTRTIAVCEKHIEPCREYTTCEKKGFCPIKDDMDPEIYSLLRQADVIVPASPVFFYNVTAQLKALIDRSQTLWARKYRLGLTDPNRNMRRGFMLAQGATRGKNLFVGIDLTAKYFFDAVGAGDEGSLYYWQIENRGDMEKHPTVRQDIKEAVARLLAPFIDRKKILFACRENACRSQMAGAFAQYYAGNKLDVVVGGSEPAEQISPVMTEVMAEKGIDMAFRIPQSIDTAIDGGNPGQIVTMGCGEQCPLVPGATKTDWDLPDPAGRDIEFMRNVRDEIEERVMALIRTL, encoded by the coding sequence ATGCTGGTACTCGGATTACAGGGAAGTCCCCGAAAAAAAAGCAATACTGATTTTCTGCTCTCCGCTTTTCTGAAAGAAGCGGAAAGGCTGGGCGCGCAAACCCGGACGATCGCCGTATGTGAGAAGCACATTGAGCCGTGCAGAGAATACACAACCTGCGAAAAAAAAGGATTCTGCCCCATTAAGGACGACATGGACCCTGAAATTTATTCCCTGCTCCGTCAGGCAGATGTGATTGTCCCGGCCTCGCCCGTCTTTTTCTACAACGTCACCGCCCAGTTAAAGGCGCTCATTGACAGAAGCCAGACCCTCTGGGCCCGGAAATACCGCCTCGGCCTGACCGATCCCAACCGGAACATGCGCCGGGGCTTTATGCTCGCCCAGGGGGCGACCAGGGGGAAAAATCTGTTTGTGGGGATCGACCTGACAGCCAAGTATTTTTTCGACGCGGTGGGGGCCGGCGATGAGGGCAGCCTTTACTACTGGCAGATCGAAAACCGGGGCGATATGGAAAAACATCCCACTGTGCGCCAGGATATCAAAGAGGCGGTCGCCAGGCTGCTGGCCCCGTTTATCGACAGGAAAAAAATTCTGTTCGCCTGCCGGGAAAATGCCTGCCGCAGCCAGATGGCCGGTGCGTTTGCCCAGTATTACGCGGGCAACAAGCTGGATGTGGTGGTCGGCGGCAGCGAACCGGCCGAGCAGATCAGCCCCGTGATGACCGAGGTGATGGCCGAAAAGGGCATTGACATGGCCTTCCGCATCCCGCAATCCATTGACACGGCCATTGACGGCGGCAATCCCGGACAGATTGTGACCATGGGGTGCGGGGAGCAGTGCCCCCTTGTGCCGGGCGCGACAAAAACGGACTGGGATCTGCCGGATCCGGCAGGCAGGGATATTGAATTTATGAGAAACGTCCGTGACGAGATCGAAGAGCGGGTCATGGCGCTGATCAGAACACTTTAG
- the rd gene encoding rubredoxin codes for MKYVCSICGYVYDPEQGDPDNGVDPGTAFDDVPEDWECPICGAGKDDFEPED; via the coding sequence GTGAAATACGTATGTTCAATCTGCGGCTATGTGTACGACCCCGAACAGGGCGATCCCGACAACGGCGTTGATCCCGGCACAGCATTTGACGATGTGCCGGAGGACTGGGAATGTCCCATCTGCGGGGCCGGAAAGGATGATTTTGAGCCGGAAGACTAA
- a CDS encoding FprA family A-type flavoprotein — protein MKPVEIAKGIYDVGVIDWNIRDFHGYSTHRGTSYNAFLIVDEKVALIDTVKKGFEEQLLRNISGIIDPQKIDMVISNHTEMDHSGSLTFMMNKIGPDKPVYCSKMGKKNLSRHFENSLNYQVVKEGDEISLGNKTLTFIDTRMLHWPDSMFTYVREDKILISSDAFGQHYAGQEEFDDVVGDEIMFHAKKYFANILMLYSPLIVKLLDKVASLGLEIDMICPDHGVLWRNPGKIIDAYAKWAKQEDLTNKAVIIYDTMWHSTEKMALAIADGLHEEGIEVRPMKIREFDRSDIITEVLDARAVIVGSPTLNNGIFPTVADVMTYMKGLRPAHKIGAAFGSFGWSGESVKTIEAELTGMKFEMIEPSLKIQYVPDAAGIEKCIGFGRQIARSIKG, from the coding sequence ATGAAACCGGTTGAGATAGCAAAAGGCATTTACGACGTAGGGGTGATTGACTGGAATATCAGAGATTTTCACGGCTATTCCACCCACCGGGGCACCAGTTACAACGCATTTCTGATTGTGGACGAAAAAGTGGCCCTGATTGATACGGTCAAAAAGGGGTTTGAAGAGCAGCTGCTTCGGAACATCTCCGGCATCATCGACCCGCAAAAAATCGACATGGTGATCAGCAACCACACGGAGATGGACCACAGCGGCTCCCTGACGTTTATGATGAACAAAATCGGCCCGGACAAACCGGTGTACTGCTCCAAAATGGGCAAAAAAAACCTCTCCCGCCACTTTGAAAACAGCCTCAACTATCAGGTGGTCAAAGAGGGCGACGAGATCTCGCTGGGGAACAAAACCCTGACGTTCATCGACACCCGGATGCTCCACTGGCCGGACAGCATGTTCACCTATGTCAGAGAAGACAAAATCCTCATCTCCAGCGACGCCTTCGGACAGCACTACGCGGGCCAGGAGGAGTTCGACGACGTGGTGGGCGACGAGATCATGTTTCACGCCAAAAAATATTTTGCCAACATCCTGATGCTCTATTCCCCCCTCATTGTCAAGCTCCTGGACAAGGTGGCTTCCCTGGGCCTGGAGATCGACATGATCTGCCCGGACCACGGCGTGCTGTGGCGGAATCCGGGGAAAATCATCGATGCCTACGCCAAATGGGCAAAGCAGGAGGATCTCACGAATAAGGCGGTCATTATCTACGACACCATGTGGCACAGCACCGAGAAAATGGCCCTGGCCATTGCCGACGGCCTGCACGAAGAGGGCATTGAGGTGCGCCCCATGAAAATCCGGGAGTTCGACCGCAGCGACATCATCACCGAAGTGCTGGACGCCCGGGCCGTTATTGTCGGCTCTCCCACCCTCAACAACGGCATTTTCCCAACCGTGGCCGACGTGATGACCTACATGAAGGGCCTGAGACCGGCCCATAAAATCGGCGCGGCCTTCGGCTCCTTCGGCTGGAGCGGCGAATCCGTGAAAACCATCGAGGCCGAACTGACCGGCATGAAGTTTGAGATGATCGAACCGAGCCTGAAAATCCAGTATGTGCCGGATGCGGCGGGCATTGAGAAGTGCATCGGATTCGGCAGACAGATTGCCCGGTCCATCAAAGGCTGA
- a CDS encoding ferredoxin: MKKPVIDHGDCKQCGGCVEVSPSAFACNVLGFVDVLEAGPGGCYPEDEISEAIAICPEDCIAWEEERIQPVRKKPRQPDYRTPVVDYSGCNQCGGCIVISPSVFTCNDSGYIDVADAEPGCYPEDEINEVIAICPGDCIAWDEE; encoded by the coding sequence ATGAAAAAACCTGTCATTGATCACGGAGATTGCAAACAGTGCGGCGGGTGCGTCGAGGTTTCCCCCTCGGCCTTTGCCTGCAACGTCCTAGGCTTTGTGGATGTGCTTGAGGCCGGGCCGGGCGGCTGTTACCCCGAAGACGAAATCAGCGAGGCCATTGCCATCTGCCCGGAAGACTGCATCGCCTGGGAGGAAGAGCGCATTCAGCCGGTTCGGAAAAAGCCCCGGCAGCCGGACTACCGGACGCCCGTGGTCGATTACAGCGGGTGCAACCAGTGCGGCGGCTGCATCGTGATCTCCCCGTCGGTCTTTACCTGCAACGACTCCGGGTATATCGACGTGGCCGACGCCGAACCGGGATGCTATCCCGAAGACGAAATCAACGAAGTCATTGCGATCTGTCCGGGGGACTGCATCGCCTGGGACGAAGAATAG
- a CDS encoding DsrE family protein, which produces MKKIALFVFNGDPMCFIHVLMNALNMHQKGNDARIVIEGSATALPPELAKADHPLHGLWEKAVEAGLVAGVCEACSRKTGTLEAAKAQGLALLNEMNGHPSIARFQDDGYEIITF; this is translated from the coding sequence ATGAAAAAAATCGCGCTGTTCGTGTTTAACGGTGATCCCATGTGCTTTATCCACGTCCTGATGAACGCCCTGAACATGCATCAGAAAGGAAATGACGCCCGGATTGTCATTGAGGGGAGTGCCACGGCCCTGCCGCCCGAACTGGCAAAAGCGGACCATCCTCTTCACGGACTCTGGGAAAAGGCCGTAGAGGCTGGTCTGGTGGCCGGTGTGTGCGAAGCCTGTTCCCGCAAAACAGGGACGCTGGAGGCGGCAAAGGCCCAGGGGCTGGCCCTTCTGAACGAAATGAACGGCCATCCTTCGATCGCCCGGTTTCAGGATGACGGATACGAGATCATCACTTTTTAG
- a CDS encoding DVU0298 family protein, whose translation MNENKLSNRALKKKVLGFLSMDDPARGLEEIRRFQPRRIIGPLFSHFYHKEELVRWRAVTAMGAVVSEMAETGNMEAARVVMRRFMWNLNDESGGIGWGSPEAMGEVTARNERLADEYHCILTSYAWEAGNYLEHEVLQRGLLWGIGRLAHARPGLIRYAIPYLLPFINSHDPIHRGLAVHALGPLADAPTKALIKPLTDDNAEIRIFLDGRMAERTVAALAEAALRYINPARS comes from the coding sequence ATGAATGAAAACAAACTGAGCAATCGCGCCCTGAAAAAGAAGGTGCTGGGCTTCCTGAGCATGGATGATCCCGCCCGGGGCCTTGAGGAAATCCGCCGTTTCCAGCCCAGACGGATTATCGGCCCGCTGTTCTCCCACTTTTACCACAAAGAGGAACTGGTGCGCTGGCGGGCGGTAACCGCTATGGGCGCAGTGGTGTCCGAGATGGCCGAGACCGGCAATATGGAGGCTGCCCGCGTGGTCATGCGCCGGTTTATGTGGAACCTGAACGACGAATCCGGCGGCATCGGCTGGGGCAGCCCCGAAGCCATGGGTGAGGTCACGGCCCGCAACGAACGCCTGGCCGATGAATATCACTGCATTCTCACCTCCTACGCCTGGGAGGCGGGCAATTACCTGGAACACGAAGTGCTTCAGCGGGGCCTGCTCTGGGGCATCGGACGCCTTGCCCACGCCCGCCCCGGACTCATCCGGTATGCGATCCCCTACCTGCTCCCGTTTATAAATTCCCACGATCCCATCCATCGAGGTCTGGCCGTCCACGCCCTCGGCCCCCTGGCCGACGCCCCCACAAAGGCCTTGATAAAACCCCTGACCGATGATAACGCAGAAATCAGGATTTTTCTGGACGGCCGGATGGCCGAACGCACGGTCGCCGCACTGGCAGAAGCGGCGCTGAGGTACATCAACCCTGCAAGGAGCTGA
- a CDS encoding electron transfer flavoprotein-ubiquinone oxidoreductase — protein sequence MSIEHEQIEFDVLFVGGGPASLAGAIRLMQLAQETNTELEVALIEKGAEVGSHAMSGAILDPKALRELIPDYAEQGCPVEATIRDDEFCYLLPDRRYRLPMTPKYMHNKGFPVISLSRFTRWLGGIAEEMGVNIFPGFAGKEVLYGEDGKTIIGVRTGDKGIGGDGQPKANFEPGFDLMAKVTVFGEGARGSLTRTVAGKLGIDRGKMPQVYETGIKEVIQLPEENYFTDSRANAIHCMGYPLGFNTPGGGFIYEMGGNRIAIGYLTALCYENPLTDPYEEFLKFKKHPFVAEIIKGGKVLEQGARTVSNGGWFTMPKLAVDGGMFIGGTAALQNVPALKGIHLSMKSGMLAAEACLKALEVGRFDEETLSAYPQLFKKSWAEAEMYEGRNCAQALAKKGLLKLIYLGAQYFTDGRGVRDFMPTEEDAGTLGPMAGAEPPEAFDSQELDGSLYVDKLTGVYLSKTLHREDQPSHLIVHDPDLCISTCYPTYGSPCTRFCPGKVYEIVEDEKGAKKLKLNPSNCFHCKTCDIKDPYGNITWVCPEGGDGPGYNMV from the coding sequence ATGAGCATAGAACACGAACAGATCGAATTTGATGTACTTTTTGTTGGCGGCGGACCGGCCAGCCTTGCCGGGGCCATCAGACTGATGCAGCTTGCTCAGGAAACCAATACGGAACTGGAGGTGGCCCTGATCGAAAAGGGGGCGGAAGTCGGTTCCCACGCCATGAGCGGGGCCATCCTCGACCCCAAAGCCCTCAGAGAGCTGATTCCCGACTATGCCGAACAGGGATGCCCTGTCGAGGCGACCATCCGGGATGACGAGTTCTGCTACCTTCTCCCGGACCGGCGCTACCGGCTTCCCATGACCCCGAAATATATGCATAACAAAGGCTTCCCCGTCATCAGCCTCTCCCGGTTCACCCGCTGGCTTGGCGGCATTGCCGAGGAGATGGGCGTCAATATCTTTCCGGGATTTGCCGGAAAAGAGGTGCTGTACGGGGAGGACGGCAAGACCATCATCGGTGTGCGCACGGGCGACAAGGGGATCGGCGGAGACGGTCAGCCCAAAGCCAATTTCGAGCCCGGATTTGATCTCATGGCAAAGGTCACGGTGTTCGGTGAGGGAGCCAGGGGCAGCCTGACCCGGACGGTGGCCGGGAAGCTGGGCATTGACCGGGGGAAGATGCCCCAGGTTTACGAGACCGGCATCAAAGAGGTGATTCAGTTGCCGGAGGAGAATTATTTCACGGACAGCCGGGCCAATGCCATTCACTGCATGGGCTATCCGCTGGGGTTCAACACGCCGGGCGGCGGCTTCATCTACGAGATGGGGGGAAACAGAATCGCCATTGGCTATCTGACGGCCCTCTGCTATGAAAATCCCCTGACAGACCCCTACGAGGAATTTCTGAAGTTCAAAAAACATCCCTTTGTGGCAGAGATCATCAAAGGGGGAAAGGTGCTGGAACAGGGGGCGCGGACTGTCTCCAACGGCGGCTGGTTCACCATGCCGAAGCTGGCCGTGGACGGCGGCATGTTCATCGGCGGCACGGCCGCCCTGCAGAACGTCCCGGCCCTGAAGGGGATTCACCTTTCCATGAAATCGGGAATGCTGGCGGCAGAAGCCTGTCTGAAGGCGCTTGAGGTGGGCCGCTTTGACGAAGAAACTCTGTCGGCCTATCCGCAGCTTTTTAAAAAGAGCTGGGCCGAGGCCGAAATGTACGAGGGGCGCAACTGCGCCCAGGCCCTGGCGAAAAAGGGGCTGCTCAAGCTGATTTATCTGGGGGCACAGTATTTCACCGATGGCCGGGGCGTCCGGGATTTCATGCCCACGGAAGAGGATGCCGGGACGCTCGGACCGATGGCCGGGGCAGAGCCGCCCGAAGCCTTTGATTCCCAGGAGCTGGACGGATCACTTTACGTGGACAAGCTGACCGGGGTCTATCTCTCCAAAACCCTGCACCGGGAGGACCAGCCGTCCCATCTCATCGTTCATGACCCGGACCTGTGCATCAGCACCTGTTATCCCACCTACGGCAGCCCGTGTACCCGGTTCTGTCCGGGCAAGGTGTATGAAATTGTGGAAGATGAAAAGGGGGCGAAAAAGCTGAAGCTGAACCCGTCCAACTGCTTTCACTGCAAGACCTGTGATATCAAAGACCCCTATGGCAACATTACCTGGGTCTGTCCCGAGGGCGGCGACGGGCCGGGCTACAATATGGTCTGA
- the iscB gene encoding RNA-guided endonuclease IscB produces the protein MKVFVLDTEKRISAPVHSAEARLLLSQQKAAVFRRFPFTIILKESAKEEPEPLRLKTDPGSRTTGMAIVNDTTGEIIFVAELSHRGQRIKSLLENRRAIRRSRRNRKTRYRKPRFLNRTRTENWLPPSLKSRVHNIETWVHRFRRFCNIRAISTELVRFDMQLMENPGISGAEYQQGELAGYEVREYLLEKWERKCAYCGKRNIPLEIEHIVPKSGGGSDRVSNLTLACNSCNVRKGNRPVREFLKRKPEVLKKILAQAKAPLKDAAAVNATRWDLYHILKKTGLPVETGSGGLTKFNRVRRGMEKTHWADAACVGKSTPAGLFQMHKGVLGITATGHGSRQMCRVDRYGFPRTGAKPRQKDVRGFQTGDMVRAVVPTGKKAGVYEGRVAVRTSGSFNIKTDTGTVQGIGWKRCRILHHSDGYSYTHI, from the coding sequence TTGAAAGTATTTGTTCTGGACACTGAGAAAAGAATATCAGCCCCGGTGCATTCTGCCGAGGCAAGATTGCTGTTGTCTCAGCAGAAAGCAGCCGTCTTCAGGAGGTTCCCTTTCACGATCATCCTGAAAGAGTCTGCAAAGGAAGAGCCGGAACCGCTGAGACTTAAGACTGATCCGGGCAGCCGGACAACCGGAATGGCAATCGTAAACGACACTACAGGAGAAATCATATTCGTAGCCGAACTGAGCCACAGAGGACAGCGGATAAAAAGTCTTCTGGAAAACAGACGGGCAATCCGAAGAAGCAGGCGCAACAGAAAGACCCGCTACAGAAAGCCGCGTTTTCTGAACCGTACCAGAACGGAAAACTGGCTACCCCCGTCTCTTAAAAGCCGGGTACATAATATTGAAACCTGGGTACACAGATTCCGCCGTTTCTGTAACATCCGGGCGATTTCCACAGAGCTTGTCAGATTCGACATGCAACTTATGGAGAATCCCGGAATTTCGGGGGCGGAATATCAGCAGGGTGAGCTTGCGGGGTATGAGGTGCGTGAGTATCTGCTGGAAAAATGGGAACGGAAATGCGCCTATTGCGGAAAGCGGAACATCCCTCTTGAAATCGAACATATCGTACCGAAATCCGGGGGCGGGTCGGACAGGGTAAGCAATCTCACGCTGGCCTGTAACTCCTGTAATGTCAGGAAAGGAAACAGGCCCGTCAGGGAATTTCTTAAAAGAAAACCCGAAGTCCTGAAAAAGATTCTGGCTCAGGCCAAAGCCCCGCTTAAAGACGCCGCTGCGGTGAATGCCACCCGATGGGACTTGTATCACATCCTGAAAAAGACTGGACTGCCTGTCGAAACCGGATCAGGCGGCCTGACAAAATTCAACCGCGTCAGAAGAGGTATGGAAAAAACCCATTGGGCAGATGCGGCCTGCGTGGGCAAAAGCACTCCTGCCGGTCTGTTTCAGATGCATAAAGGCGTTCTCGGAATCACGGCCACGGGACACGGATCGAGGCAGATGTGCCGTGTTGACAGGTACGGATTCCCCCGCACCGGGGCCAAGCCAAGACAGAAGGATGTAAGGGGCTTTCAAACCGGGGATATGGTCAGGGCCGTGGTTCCGACCGGGAAAAAGGCCGGGGTTTACGAGGGCCGCGTGGCGGTCAGGACTTCGGGGAGTTTCAATATAAAGACTGACACAGGGACCGTACAGGGTATCGGGTGGAAACGGTGCCGGATACTTCACCATTCCGACGGGTATTCATATACCCATATCTGA
- a CDS encoding DUF3786 domain-containing protein: protein MDDNYAKIVSTNTDRLFRKKGSAGQLAEFLPGKQEGDCVTFRAFGAPCRIGPDGVFLDGQKQEGPVGIIITLYALSARSAPCVVEPLKAFKDFPNSMPYAGAFAAYTQDALVPHVEKIRDAIPDIIRELDGQEVTAEVGGDFCFLIYPLPKIALCYIFYEADEDFPASVTCLYSGNASEFIPIDGLADVGEYTTKKIIGLLGSATQS from the coding sequence GTGGATGACAATTATGCAAAAATTGTAAGCACCAACACAGACAGACTTTTCCGCAAAAAAGGGAGCGCGGGGCAACTGGCCGAATTCCTTCCCGGAAAACAGGAGGGGGATTGTGTGACCTTCCGGGCCTTTGGCGCACCCTGCCGGATCGGGCCGGACGGGGTGTTTCTGGACGGGCAGAAACAGGAGGGGCCTGTGGGCATCATCATCACCCTGTACGCCCTCAGCGCCCGGAGCGCCCCCTGCGTGGTGGAGCCGCTCAAAGCGTTCAAGGATTTCCCCAACAGCATGCCCTATGCGGGCGCATTTGCCGCATACACTCAGGATGCGCTGGTGCCCCATGTGGAGAAAATCCGGGACGCCATCCCCGATATCATCCGGGAACTGGACGGTCAGGAGGTGACGGCCGAGGTGGGCGGCGATTTCTGTTTTCTGATCTACCCCCTGCCCAAAATCGCCCTCTGCTATATCTTTTACGAGGCCGACGAGGATTTTCCGGCCTCCGTCACCTGCCTTTACTCGGGCAATGCGTCGGAGTTCATTCCCATTGACGGGCTGGCGGATGTGGGCGAGTACACCACCAAAAAGATCATCGGGCTTCTCGGGTCAGCTACCCAAAGCTGA